One Salminus brasiliensis chromosome 5, fSalBra1.hap2, whole genome shotgun sequence DNA segment encodes these proteins:
- the LOC140556447 gene encoding uncharacterized protein: MATVYSAGEGSLLLQLQQTNAESTSSGNQEDAAEEQSTRPESSERGSGLENVAVDLELPPGGPAEEAREHEEQEPEQEQEQDGVAVPIIKIKEEQIEENEYITVSLNVAGEDSDEQAVGNADLSDRDESMDGDWPFRCEDCSEAFGDEEAYLEHRREHTHDGPIVCLDADSQWDDLLVSTDGGRRTLCCALCGRTFSSSRGFLTHQLKHRNQDPKQRSMSDTGQSLTKEQHFGCKDCGKMFASIGQCLNHECSPKQQSDSVLQERDRLKKKPFECPTCGRCYSRATALEAHQRCHEVKLVKVEKTEKMISDDPVPAHTENTTDATSEPVEESEKKLFECLCGKSFRTLCGLGTHQRFSTTCSEVGKVKVEPKRPFDCGECGKSFVSTLALSCHQHWHKRRARLHGDEQTFTCEECGRVFTSLTFYNKHQRLAHSNEMAAKSFLNQVVQLQKKAFECEECGLRFSRASALQSHQLCHTDAFSDIMGNSSKAHPAGQAPSSHQTKQDKAEHFAVGAVVYSGDAARAAALENELSSDEADGAEDRVTSYNGFEIVSVTESSDSGSDCDSEQDLNPDLELVCESDQEEKEDYGFNLSQEAEAAPAEPVIPDMNVKIVQIGYEHFKGGLSVNTEMDRSPPQEGKKYDCPHCDRTFIKAVALRCHVLWHRGAMGKKSRFRRNVGRNPVRRVKCEICGHESFSKAAHYFHLGKHEDRQPYKSITYQLANLQKNSFKCEICGMHFSRLSALNSHQQHHDLLKKPYACLQCNKSYANPSGLYSHRKVCCGKDSEEKKTEHFNPTKTLLGPKVHHCKKCGKGFWSMGAFIHHKQYQPQCAGIGPASSEGSRQPESGRVRRKRRGRKRGVVSRQVDAESKEEHKCEVCGKSYRMLGCFLKHQLIHDASNNLPPVKSFDYQVEQLKKNSYSCPDCGKRFSRAMALQFHMKCHGYETGLPIETTKPSHSSNAPQCQNCLAFFTCESSLEIHQKHCTKPKTEPEKRAEESRRNELEAANVVQEKDTNAQKRTNRTEKVSETVPADLKYKCGDCGRAFSVVGALNFHKRIHSEGHRFKNSGWQNAAQEKFKEQAGKFPFICPECGRNFSTNAALGTHRRWHKDKRMARCFSKNNNMSRKSKGAGNYLCNLCGKRFFYLCVLRRHQKYHPPMEARPDAEPKHKTSEIQKVSSESVLACPEKKSFPSESLSASCHADPSDVAEKAKNLKQESPFSAQVSGHPPKSLYDDLSSTFAVFPTKGDKLKIKYQCTLCRKSFSNMRGLRAHKWQKHRRVRGRPPASTDVSTKPLACSGCRRRYSSLGALFNHERSCRAYTELQKPSLKPVKPHEAERPASPLQALEPTAKCLYKCHKCGKAFPSEAQLEAHKEAARTRPHSCALCCRGYWTESQLQQHLAWHDEVRRRLPTELRYRLNTSSAKLQAAAPPSGANSLSLVRPAPTTTTANAQSRKSHKCPHCGETFLSPHALQQHQAVHKNEEPYRCSLCPQTFGEIRDLIDHHQECLGDKELRDSSLSAPSRDDESLTCIECGTCFDQETDLHQHYIEHARGVC, encoded by the exons CCAAGAAGACGCGGCCGAAGAGCAGAGCACACGTCCGGAGAGCAGCGAGAGAGGATCGGGGCTAGAAAACGTCGCTGTGGACCTGGAGCTGCCACCCGGTGGCCCTGCAGAGGAGGCCCGGGAGCATGAAGAACAGGAGCCGGAGCAGGAACAGGAACAGGATGGGGTGGCAGTCCcaataataaagataaaagaagagcAGATTGAGGAAAATGAGTACATAACCGTCAGCTTGAACGTGGCCGGGGAGGATTCAGACGAGCAGGCCGTCGGAAACGCGGATCTGTCGGACAGAGATGAGAGTATGGATG GTGATTGGCCGTTCCGCTGCGAGGATTGTAGCGAGGCGTTCGGGGACGAGGAGGCTTACCTGGAGCACCGTCGGGAGCACACTCACGATGGCCCGATAGTCTGCCTGGACGCGGACTCTCAGTGGGACGATCTGCTGGTCTCCACAGATGGAGGTCGACGGACGTTGTGCTGCGCTCTGTGCGGGCGCACGTTTTCAAGCTCGAGGGGCTTCCTCACCCACCAACTCAAACATCGCAACCAAGATCCCAAGCAGCGGTCGATGTCAGACACTGGTCAGAGCTTGACTAAAGAACAACATTTCGGCTGCAAGGACTGTGGTAAGATGTTTGCCTCGATTGGCCAATGCCTTAACCATGAGTGCTCACCCAAGCAGCAGTCGGATTCTGTTTTACAAGAGAGAGACCGCTTGAAAAAGAAACCTTTTGAGTGCCCCACCTGCGGCCGTTGTTACTCTCGCGCCACGGCTCTCGAAGCGCACCAACGCTGCCATGAGGTAAAGCTGGTTAAAGTAGAGAAAACGGAGAAAATGATCtcagatgatccagttccagctcATACTGAAAACACAACTGATGCAACCTCTGAGCCGGTAGAAGAGTCTGAGAAAAAGCTGTTCGAGTGCCTCTGTGGCAAATCCTTTCGCACTCTGTGTGGACTCGGGACCCATCAGAGGTTTTCTACCACCTGTTCGGAGGTGGGCAAGGTTAAGGTGGAACCGAAGCGGCCGTTTGACTGCGGTGAATGTGGAAAGAGCTTTGTCAGCACTCTGGCTCTGTCGTGTCATCAGCACTGGCATAAGAGACGAGCGCGACTTCACGGCGACGAGCAGACGTTCACGTGCGAGGAATGCGGCCGTGTTTTCACCTCGCTGACTTTCTACAATAAACATCAGAGGTTAGCGCACAGTAACGAAATGGCAGCGAAGTCTTTCCTTAATCAAGTCGTTCAGCTTCAGAAGAAGGCTTTTGAATGTGAAGAATGCGGTCTTCGCTTTTCTCGCGCCTCTGCGCTGCAGTCGCATCAGCTCTGTCACACCGACGCTTTTAGCGACATCATGGGCAATAGCTCTAAAGCACATCCTGCTGGCCAAGCCCCCAGCTCGCACCAGACCAAGCAAGACAAGGCTGAGCACTTTGCTGTCGGTGCTGTGGTGTACTCGGGAGACGCCGCACGAGCTGCTGCTTTGGAGAATGAATTGAGCTCTGACGAAGCAGATGGTGCGGAGGATCGCGTGACGTCATATAACGGGTTTGAAATTGTCAGTGTGACTGAATCTTCAGATTCTGGGAGCGACTGTGACTCTGAGCAAGATCTGAATCCTGATCTTGAGCTGGTTTGCGAATCGGACcaggaggaaaaagaggacTATGGTTTTAACTTGAGTCAGGAAGCCGAGGCGGCCCCTGCCGAGCCAGTGATACCCGACATGAATGTGAAAATTGTACAGATTGGCTACGAGCATTTCAAGGGGGGACTCTCTGTAAACACGGAGATGGACAGAAGTCCTCCTCAAGAGGGCAAGAAGTACGACTGTCCACATTGCGACAGGACATTTATTAAGGCGGTAGCCCTGCGCTGTCACGTGTTATGGCACAGAGGGGCGATGGGCAAAAAGTCTCGCTTCCGGAGGAACGTCGGCAGAAACCCCGTCAGGAGAGTCAAGTGCGAAATCTGTGGCCATGAAAGCTTCTCCAAGGCAGCTCACTACTTTCATCTGGGAAAACACGAGGACAGACAGCCTTACAAGTCCATCACATATCAGCTTGCAAATTTGCAGAAGAACAGCTTTAAATGTGAAATATGTGGAATGCATTTTTCACGTCTCTCTGCGCTGAACTCTCATCAGCAACACCACGACCTCCTAAAGAAACCGTATGCGTGCTTGCAGTGCAACAAGAGCTACGCCAATCCCAGTGGTCTTTACAGCCATAGGAAGGTTTGCTGTGGTAAGGACAGCGAGGAGAAAAAAACAGAGCATTTTAATCCCACCAAGACACTTTTGGGCCCCAAGGTTCATCACTGTAAAAAATGTGGGAAAGGATTTTGGTCTATGGGGGCCTTCATTCATCACAAGCAGTATCAACCACAGTGTGCGGGTATTGGCCCGGCCAGTTCAGAAGGCTCCCGGCAGCCCGAAAGCGGGCGCGTGAGACGCAAGAGACGAGGCCGCAAGAGAGGCGTCGTAAGTCGGCAAGTGGACGCGGAGTCAAAAGAAGAGCACAAATGTGAAGTCTGTGGGAAATCTTACCGCATGCTTGGCTGCTTTCTGAAACATCAGCTGATTCATGACGCCAGTAATAACCTACCTCCTGTGAAGTCGTTTGACTATCAGGTTGAACAGCTGAAAAAGAACTCGTACAGCTGTCCCGATTGCGGGAAGCGTTTCTCTCGTGCCATGGCGCTCCAGTTCCACATGAAGTGTCATGGCTACGAAACGGGCCTCCCGATAGAAACGACAAAACCGTCTCATTCCTCGAATGCACCTCAGTGCCAAAATTGCCTTGCTTTTTTCACTTGTGAATCGTCGTTAGAGATCCATCAGAAACACTGCACGAAGCCAAAGACAGAACCCGAGAAACGAGCGGAGGAGAGCCGGAGAAATGAATTGGAGGCGGCGAATGTAGTCCAAGAGAAGGACACCAATGCTCAAAAACGGACGAATCGGACTGAGAAAGTGTCTGAAACAGTTCCCGCAGATTTGAAATACAAGTGTGGTGACTGTGGCAGGGCGTTCTCAGTTGTGGGTGCTCTTAATTTCCATAAGAGGATTCACAGTGAAGGCCACCGCTTCAAGAATTCGGGATGGCAAAATGCTGCCCAAGAAAAATTCAAAGAGCAGGCAGGCAAATTCCCATTTATTTGTCCAGAATGTGGAAGGAATTTCTCTACAAATGCAGCCCTTGGCACACACAGACGCTGGCACAAAGACAAAAGAATGGCCAGGTGCTTCTCAAAGAACAATAATATGTCTAGGAAAAGCAAGGGGGCTGGGAATTATTTATGTAACCTATGTGGCAAGCGATTCTTCTACCTGTGCGTTCTCCGCAGGCACCAGAAATACCACCCTCCGATGGAAGCCCGGCCTGATGCTGAACCTAAacacaaaacctctgaaatcCAAAAGGTTTCCTCAGAGAGCGTTTTAGCATGCCCAGAGAAGAAGTCTTTCCCTAGTGAGTCTCTTTCAGCCTCCTGCCATGCCGATCCTTCAGATGTTGCAGAAAAAGCTAAGAACCTGAAGCAAGAATCCCCCTTTAGCGCACAGGTTTCAGGTCACCCCCCAAAGTCTTTATATGATGACTTGTCGTCCACGTTTGCTGTGTTCCCAACCAAAGGAGACAAGCTGAAGATAAAATACCAATGCACCCTTTGCCGAAAGAGCTTCTCGAACATGCGAGGCCTTCGCGCGCACAAATGGCAGAAACATCGAAGGGTTAGAGGGCGCCCACCCGCAAGCACTGATGTGAGCACCaagcccttggcttgctcaggATGTAGACGGCGCTACAGTTCGCTCGGAGCCCTCTTTAACCACGAAAGGTCTTGCAGAGCGTACACAGAGCTTCAAAAGCCGTCGCTTAAACCTGTTAAACCACACGAAGCAGAGAGGCCAGCTTCGCCACTTCAGGCTTTAGAGCCTACAGCCAAATGTCTctacaaatgtcacaaatgtgGCAAGGCTTTCCCCAGCGAGGCTCAACTAGAGGCGCACAAAGAGGCGGCAAGGACCCGGCCGCACAGTTGTGCGCTCTGCTGCCGCGGCTACTGGACCGAAAGCCAGCTCCAGCAACATCTTGCCTGGCATGACGAAGTACGCAGGCGTCTCCCGACCGAACTCCGTTACAGGCTTAATACCTCCTCAGCTAAGCTTCAGGCTGCAGCGCCCCCCTCAGGTGCAAACTCCTTGTCCCTGGTGAGGCCAGCGCCCACCACAACCACTGCTAATGCACAGTCACGCAAGAGCCACAAATGTCCTCATTGTGGTGAGACCTTTTTGTCCCCACATGCACTTCAGCAGCACCAGGCTGTCCACAAAAACGAGGAGCCCTATCGCTGCTCTCTTTGCCCTCAGACTTTCGGTGAGATTAGAGATCTAATCGACCACCATCAGGAGTGTTTGGGTGATAAGGAGTTGAGGGACtctagtttatctgctccttcGAGAGACGATGAGAGCCTGACTTGTATCGAGTGTGGGACGTGCTTCGATCAGGAAACGGACCTGCATCAGCATTACATTGAACATGCTCGTGGTGTGTGCTGA